TTTGCAGAAGTCCATTTCTTCTACTAGGTTATTTACAGTTGTGTCGAGGGGCTGGGTTTCTCCAAAGCTGGTTTCTTCTTGCTAATAGTGGGCTCATAGAGATAGCCTGTGAGATCTCAGAACTTAATTGCATTTGTGTGAGAAATTTTAGGTACTAAACACACCAGAAAATATAGAATCTACAACTTTTTGTCATATTCTATTAACTTTATAACCTCACCAGTGTTTATAAGTGGATGGAATTCGACATGAAAGATACAGGAAGACTACATACAGCACACCATCCTGAACTCCTTAAATTGGAATCTCCACCCGACATGGGAGCAGCAAGAGGATTTTGCCTAATACCCAATAAGGAGCAGCAAATAAAGCTTTGATTGCCTCTGACTTTAGAAGTTTTGTCTAATAATTGAGAGTCTATGAATTCCCATCTCCTTTGCAAGTCAGCTAATTTTTGCCTCTAAATTGCCTAGTCTCTAAATTCCCATCTCCTTTGCAAGTCAGCTAATTTTTGCCTCTAAATTGCCTACAATCAAATGAAATACTCTCTTCCAGTTGCTATAAACTGCTGAGGTTAAAACACCATTCTTAAAGTAGGCAGATACTAACACAGTTACTATATATTTTCCCACTACGTTAGTGAGCTAAGGAATTGTCTATGTCatgttataaaattttttgttacAATTTTCCCTGTCAAAGTATCTGTTCACAACATagaaggggagaatggatatTGGGGAGGCAATCAGCCTCCTAGTGTCACCCCTAACATGTAGGGATGACTTCAAATCAAATGCtttcacagactgggaaaaaaaccaaacctacacatattattcttcttaaatatttgtaaaatatattggatctctaagcctcagtttccttacctgataaaaaaaaaggggggggattaTAAGCCTGCGTATCTCcttgggttgttgtgagggtgaAGCAAGCCAATGTAAGGAAAGATTTTGCAGAATGCCTGGTATGTAGTATGTGCTCAGTAAAGTCTGGCTTTTATTATCTATTTGTGAATTACGTAATCCGATGTACTTGTTCAGATTTCAACCTGTGGGAAAGAGAGGCTGCTGCTGGAGAACCTTGCATGTCATTTTCAACAACCTGGTTCATATGGGGTACAGTGGAAAGCGTCCCACAGTGGGACTTAGTTAGTGGACTTAAGTTCTGTCTCCCACCTTGCAGACTTATGTGCCAGATTCAGAAAGTCACAGAACATAGAATTACAGGACTTTGTGGAAGGTAGATTTTGTCTAGAGAAGCCAGGACTCCAGAATTGGGCTACTACTGCTCCTTTCCCTTGGactctttctttaaaacaaaacaaacaaaaagtaccaCCACCAGCAACAACTGTAATTAGCCTCTTGAACTACAGTTTCCCAATCTGCAATTAAGATAATCATATTTGCCCTAACTCATATGATTGCTATGAAGATCAAATTGGataatgtaagtgaaatcatgaaATAAGTTTTAATTGAACCTTGCTAAGTACCTTGCATTGTGTCATGTAATTCACCTAGTAGGTTGTTGTGGAAGAGACTGTTGGTGACCCCAATGCCtgttctccctcttttccttagaAATAAGACCCCTGACTTTTAGCTGGGCTAAAGTAGATACAGAATATACTTCCCAGCTTTCCTTGCTAAGTGTGGCCAGAGGTCTACCTTCTGGCGAGTGAGACAGAATTTTAGTGTGTTACTTCCAGGTAGTGCCTTAAGAGGAGGAGGACATGCTGTTGTTCCTCCCATCATCTGCCCTGTTGGGTGACTGGAATGGTTATTTGATGACTGGAATTTGAAAAGCCATATTAGATTGTGTGGTAGCATAAGAATTGCAGGGCAtcaaaatagaaggaaatgatCCATTCCTTGAAAGTTTTCTGATAATGTGGAAGAGTCATAGTAACATTATGAATGAAAAATGCAAGTCTCAGGAAGATTACAAATACAGATTAGTATAAGctgacaaaataaacaaaactaaaataacatttttaaggtgatgtgtgtgcacgtgcatacacacatacatatatattaaggaattttaaagtattcatatatatatattttttccccaaacctCATGACAGggactttaaaaacttttaaattccataaaaattttttaagttcttaaaacaaaacaagggatTGCTAAATACCAGATTCAGGATAGTAGCCATTTATGAGGGTAGGCAGTGGGTAAGGGAGGAACATTTATGTAGATGTAAATTATTGATAAttgtctttttcttggattgagtGATAGGTTCATGGGTATTCACTATGTTCTTGATAagtaaatgaaaagtttaaaggcCCATGGATGGACCATTGATGATTATGTGTCATGAACTAAGGATTATGATTAATCCAATTCTGTGTACTCaagtggagagagaaaagataCTAGCAATAGCAATACATGCTTACTGTGTACTGGgcactcttgtttttttttttttttttttttagagtaataatttcttttttaaaaaaatatttctttatttatttggttgcactgggtcttagttgtggcatgcaggctccttagttgctgcacgcatgtgggatctagttccctgactagggatggaacctgggcccctgcattgggagcatggagtcttatacACTGTACCACCACCAGGCATCTTCTAAGCTCTTCATATAGTCAGATGACCCATGGCTGGTTGAATCCGAGgatgcagaacctgtggatactgagggtcaactgtatgttTTAACCCATTTAATCTTTCCAGTAAAGAGGTTctatgattattcccattttacagacgagaaaataaaggcccagagagattaacAGTAACTCTTGAGAcccacagcagagctgggatttaatcCAGGCTGGCTGTTTCCAGAGTTCATGGGTGCTCTTACACACTGCCCTATAAAATGTCTAAATAAATGAGATATAATTATATTAGGGCTTAGTCACGtaggagaagttataacagagGCTTTCTGTAACAATGTTAAAGGATGAACCACACGCACAGCTTTTTAAGTATACTaaacaccactgaactgtatgctttaaatgggtgaattttatgctatgtaaattatatcttaataaagctgtttttaaaaattatacaaactaCAAATAAGTGACTTTATAATGCAAACTGTGTCCCAAATGATTGTTTGCTATTTTAGGGATTTCATATACGTCTATGGGTAAAATACACACTTTTTCGGcagagcaaacaaaacaaaccttacTGTTAGGAGACCACtcacttaatgaaaaaaaaatgaagtagaaaaattttaatctacTACTGTGggtgggaaaaaatgttttttaaattcccaGCTTCAGGGTTTTTTGCATCTGCCAGGGAAATCAAAGGGCTCTCAGCTCCCGAGATAACTTTCATACTGCAGTCATAATTGTCTCTGTATGTACTGAGGATACACAAACAGTAAAACCTAGGAAGGAAGAGGGTGGAAAGAACACATTTGATTGAAAACATACTGATACCTTTTAATTGCACAGCTTTCTTCCATGCACATaacttttgctttcctttttaatctaaaactgattttaaaggaGATGGAGAAAGCACTGCATTTAGACAGCTAGTTGTGGCCAATCTCCTGCTGGATGCGTCCTCTAGGGCCTTTGAGTTGTACAGCTCCAAGGGGCCAACACTGACCCAAAATGGGCAATGGCAGCTTTTCCTCAACACTATTTCTTCGTTTTCGACAAGGCACTAAAAGGAGAGATAAACATGCTGCTATGATAGCTTGGTAGCTTAACTTTGTTTTCATGACCGCTTAAAGATCCTCCTCACGGTCTGGCCAtagagcacagggagaccagATGAAAGCCTGGACTGGACCTCAACAACTCACTCACCAACACAAGAAAAAGTGTTTAAAGTCTTGGCCCTCTAAACCATGAGTCAGTCACTTTTATCCTCTCTCAGCTCTCTCTAAAGCGCATGTGTAAACATAGGCTGATATAACCTCACTAAACCacttcatactttaaaaaacacagagaaaatgaaaacaaatcactTATTTTAAGTACAGCTTGGATCAACATATCATGTCATTATTCAGTTCTGTcgtacctacacacacacacacacacacaccccacaggcTATATTTTGGCTCTGTTTTTGATAATGGAATCCAGTCCTTTTCTGTCTACCCATTAAACTTTGCAGTCCTCTTGATACCAGACAGGCTgtcacctcccccaccccttagATAAGCCTTCCTACTGCAGCCACATGTGGGCAGTGTCTTCCATCAAGTTCCCTAGTATTTCAAATGGCAAGCCACTAAGCCTAGCAGAGCCTCAGGCACTGACACACATTCTGGTATTGCTCTCTGACTTCTCTCCCTCAATTCTTGTGCTCCCTCAGTCCCTATTATGAGATTTGGGAAACTATACTTatttggtcctttttttttttttttgatcagtgAGTCATCTAAGCAGGTCAATTTAGGCCAAAAATAGTCACCTTGGAACCTGATTTATTTGGATTGGCTGTAACACTGATTAAAGTAATCAGATAATGGCTTAACTTCAACTTTGTGTTGTGTTACTATAACCTTGAAACAGATGAAAACTGAAACCCCCTAACTATGCaaagttttttcttttgaataatgtgttttttaaaattccctagCATCCAGATTTCTATCTGTAAGTATCATttcccactaaaaggaaccagaacccctaggagaaatggttgattccaTGTCAGGGGCAGATAAGCCTGGAACAAAATAATGAAGAGGGGGAAGAGCAAGAGGACAGTGTAGATGAAATAAGATTGACATGATTTGAAAACTGTTGAAATTGGGTGTTGGGTACAAGAGAGTTCTTTATAGCATTctactttgtatattttttagtttttccataaaaagttttttaaggaaagtaaaaataattgctattttgaaaaaaatgaaacagcaatAGCATGCACATGGTAaacaaaagttttcttttaataatgcATAAAGGTATAGAATGAAAACTTGAGTCTTTTTCCATCTAACCCCCTCCTTAGCATGATCTCAGTAACAACTTCCTAAGTATTCTCAATTAAGTTTCTatgaacatatattaaaaaatgtacaaacacatatacaggtatatcattttttaaaaccacaaatggTAGCATATTATACACATCGTACTATGTCTCATGAAGTTATTTCACTAGCTGGTTTTAATACAATGACTATGTCTACATAATACAATATCATAGATATGCTTTCACATACTGGGCTTCTTTCAAGTTTTTTGATGTAATCAAGTGACAAAAGGCTCATATCTTCacctttctcaagattacttaaTAAAAAGAAGGATGGCTAAGGCTGGGGTAAACAGGTTGCAGTCCCTAATCTTAAAAGTTTCAAGTTTAGGTTTCAGTTTGGGGACCCTGTTACCTTgaaaaatgcctttaaaaaacaTCTCACGTTCTCTCCTTACAGACAGGATCTTGAGAAGTGTGGCTGAGAGGATCAAAACAAGAATCCTCTTAACCTCTGCCCGGAGGATATCGGGGAGGACTGCAGAAACCTAACCCCTGTGATGAACTCAGCACTACCTCCCTTCACCAGACGGTGGGCAGCCGGACAGAGGCTGTACCTGTTATCATCTTGGTCTCCGGCACCTCGCGCAAGTGCTTTATCGTCTGACACGATGAAGGTCTGTGGAAAGAAAAGTTGGGTTTTAAAGCGGTTAACGActgaaagaactaaaagaaatggGTTTAGAGACAGAAAGGCGGCTGTTCTACTGGGTTCTAGTATAGACTAACCCGGGGTGGGGGGACGTACAAGAAGCCACAGAAAAAAACGCGACACATCTGCATGGAGCGTAAATTGCACTCGATTATTCAACACGGAGGGATACtacttataaaaaacaaaagcagctaTATTACGGGACTACAAAACCCAAATCCACGTGAATTTGCAACACAAAACAGGAAGCTCTGACCCCTCCGCCGTGGCCCGACAGTCCCCATCTCGCCCGCGGGCGGCGAAACTGGGAGCGTCAGTGACTCTCCTGGGTCACCCGGGGGCATACAGGCGAAAACGGAACGCGCAGAAGGTCGCCTTCCGATTGCGCCTCGGCTCCGCTGCGTCCCCGCTGCAGGTCCCCAAGAGCTCACGTCCTGCCTCCGCCCCGCCCCTGACGTTAGTGTGAGCCGGCGCTTTGTGAACTGTGAACTCCTGGCCCCGCCTACCTGCCCCGCGGGCCCCAGAGCGCTTTCTGgcccatggggggggggggctttttCAGGCTGTTCACGCAGAGGCTAGAGGGGCTAAGATGGTGTCCGGTGGGCGCCCCGCGACGGCTTCCTGAAGGGTTCGTGGGTCCCGACAGCCGGAGAGCCTGCCCAGACCCTTGTCCCACACAGGTAGGAAGTAGGAAGCCCAGAAGTTCTGAGGTACGAGGGCCAAAGCACAACCAAGTACGCAGCGGGACcgaacaaatgttggagaggagaACGCAGAAAGCGTGGGGAGGCGGAACTGGCTCATGGTCACCGTCTCGCGACGTCTAACTGACGTCGTAGAGCAAGCGCGTATTCTACTCTTTCACCTTCAGGCAGCCTTCTCAGTGTATGGGCCTACCCCTTTAAGCGAGTGATGGACAGTTATTTCGGCCTATCACTTTCCTCCTCAACATCCAATCAGATTTAAACTTCTTTCAGCCGCCGGAGGAGTTGGAAGAAGGGGGTGAAGGAGGGAgccctctccttctctttttctctctctctctgtctctcactctgtctctctcGCGAGATCGCTGTGACCCGGCCTCTCAGAAAAAAATGCTAGAACATATGGCCCGACTTCCCAAATAGTAGGCTAAAGGACGGGGTCATAAACCAATGAAAGGGATGAGGAGGTGGGATGACCGCTTTCACCGCGCAAGAAGTACCGTTACAGGGCAGACTTTTTGTCCAATCAACGCCTCTAGACTTCGGGTCAGGTGACCATAGAGTGCGGGGGGCGGGGCTCCAGTCTGGCGCGAGGAACCGTTAAGATGGACAACGAATGTAACCAATGAGGTACTCTGACTAGGGCGTTGGGAACCCAATAACAGTGGTCGGGCGGGCGCCTTCCCGGAGCGCGGGGAGATGTAAAGACAGACAAATAGTTTTCCCAATGAGACTGTAGAAGAGAGGAGCTAATTGACCAATGAAGACTGCGGGGCGGGACCCTCTGCCGCGGCGGAGTCCAAGATGGCGGCGTGCGGTTCCGCTGTGTGAAACGAGCGCGGGGCGGCGGGTTAATCAGTTCCGCGGAGAAGACCTCCGACGACCCGCTACAATGAAGGGAAAAGAGCGCTCCCCAGTCAAGCCGAAACGCTCCCGTGGTGGTGAAGACTCGACTTCCCGCGGGGAGCGGAGTAAGAAGTTAGGGGGCTCTGGTGGCAGCAATGGGAGCAGCAGCGGAAAGACCGACGGCGGCGGCGGGTCGCGGCGCAGCCTTCATCTGGACAAGTCTAGCAGTCGAGGTGGTAGCCGCGAGTACGACACTGGTGGGGGCAGCTCCAGTAGCCGCTTGCATAGTTACAGCTCCCCAAGCACCAAAAATTCCTCGGGCGGGGGCGAGTCGCGCAGCAGCTCCCGGGGTGGAGGCGGGGAGTCACGTTCCTCTGGGGCCGCCTCTTCAGCTCCTggcggcggggacggcggggaaTACAAGACATTGAAGATAAGCGAGTTGGGGTCTCAACTGAGTGACGAAGCGGTGGAGGACGGACTGTTTCACGAGTTCAAACGCTTCGGTGATGTAAGTGTCAAAATCAGTCATCTCTCGGGTTCTGGCAGCGGGGATGAGCGAGTAGCCTTTGTGAACTTCCGGCGGCCAGAGGACGCGCGGGCGGCCAAGCATGCCAGAGGCCGTCTAGTGCTCTATGACCGGCCCCTGAAGATAGAAGCTGTGTATGTGAGCCGGCGCCGCAGCCGCTCCCCTTTAGACAAAGATTCTTACCCTCCATCAGCCAGTGTTGTCGGGTCCTCTGTAGGGGGTCACCGGCACCCccctggaggaggtggtggaGGCCAGAGATCActttcccctggtggcgcagcctTGGGATACAGAGACTACCGGTTGCAGCAGTTGGCTCTTGGCCGCCTGCCTCCTCCACCTCCGCCACCATTGCCCCGAGACCTGGAGAGAGAGCGAGATTACTCGTTCTATGAGAGAGTACGCCCAGCCTACAGTCTTGAGCCAAGGGTGGGAGCTGGAGCAGGTGCTGCTCCTTTCAGAGAAGTGGATGAGATCTCACCCGAGGATGATCAGCGGGCTAACCGGACGCTTTTCTTGGGCAACCTAGACATCACTGTGACAGAGAGTGATCTAAGAAGGGCTTTTGACCGTTTCGGAGTCATCACAGAAGTAGATATCAAGAGGCCTTCTCGGGGCCAGACCAGTACCTATGGCTTTCTCAAATTTGAGAACCTAGACATGTCTCACCGGGCCAAATTAGCAATGTCTGGCAAAATTATAATTCGGAATCCTATCAAAATTGGTTATGGCAAAGCTACACCCACCACCCGCCTCTGGGTAGGTGGCCTGGGTCCTTGGGTGCCTCTTGCTGCCCTGGCACGGGAGTTTGACCGATTTGGCACCATACGCACCATTGATTACCGCAAAGGTGATAGTTGGGCGTATATCCAGTACGAAAGCCTGGATGCGGCTCATGCTGCCTGGACCCATATGCGGGGCTTCCCACTTGGTGGCCCAGATCGTCGCCTTAGAGTAGACTTTGCAGACACAGAACATCGTTACCAGCAGCAATATCTGCAGCCTCTGCCCTTAACTCATTATGAACTGGTGACAGATGCTTTTGGACACCGGGCACCTGACCCTTTGAGGGGTGCCCGGGACAGGACACCACCCTTACTATACAGAGATCGTGATAGGGACCTTTATCCTGACTCCGATTGGgtgccacccccgcccccagttcGTGAACGCAGCACTCGGACTGCAGCTACTGCTGTGCCTTCTTATGAGCCACTGGATAGCTTGGATCGCAGGCGGGATGGCTGGTCCTTGGACCGGGACAGAGGTGATCGAGATCTGCCCAGCAGCAGAGACCAACCTAGGAAGCGAAGGCTGCCTGAGGAGAGCGGGGGACGGCATCTGGATAGGTCCCCGGAGAGTGACCGTCCACGGAAGCGTCATTGCGCGCCTTCTCCTGACCGCAGTCCAGAATTGAGCAGTAGCCGGGATCGCTACAACAGTGACAATGATCGATCTTCCCGTCTTCTTTTGGAAAGGCCCTCTCCAATCAGAGACCGAAGAGGTAGTTTGGAGAAGAGCCAGGGTGACAAGCGAGACCGTAAAAACTCTGCATCAGCTGAACGGGATAGGAAGCACCGGACAGCTCCTTCCACTGAGGGAAAAAGCCCTCTGAAAAAAGAAGACCGGTCTGATGGGAGTGCACCCAGCACCAGCACTGCTTCATCGAAGCTGAAGTCCCCTTCCCAGAAACAGGATGGTGGGACAgcccctgcagcagcagcctcTCCCAAACTCTGTTTGGCCTGGCAGGGCATGCTTCTGCTGAAGAACAGCAACTTTCCTTCCAACATGCATCTGTTGCAGGGTGACCTCCAGGTGGCTAGTAGTCTTCTTGTGGAGGGCTCAACTGGAGGCAAAGTGGCCCAGCTCAAGATCACTCAGCGTCTTCGTTTGGACCAGCCCAAGTTGGATGAAGTAACTCGACGCATCAAAGTGGCAGGGCCCAATGGTTATGCTATTCTTCTGGCTGTGCCTGGAAGCTCTGATAGCAGGTCCTCCTCTTCCTCGGCCACCTCAGACACTGCCACCTCTACTCAGAGGCCACTTAGGAACCTCGTGTCCTATTTAAAGCAAAAGCAGGCCGCTGGGGTGATCAGCCTCCCTGTGGGGGGCAACAAAGACAAGGAAAACACCGGAGTCCTTCATGCCTTCCCACCTTGTGAGTTCTCCCAGCAGTTCCTGGATTCCCCTGCCAAGGCACTGGCCAAATCTGAAGAAGATTACCTGGTCATGATCATTGTCCGTGGTGCGTCTTAAAGTCCATATGTAACTTGTATTTAGTACTTTGACATGGTTCCTGTTTTGTGATGTGTGATGGGATACAGCATctgatgaaattttctttttaattagttgTTTAGttgtagcttttttcttttttatatttttataaacctCTTTAAAATAGAAGTCAGGAGAGTTTAGCTATTATTTTAAGTGAAAGGGATGCCCTAAAGGTAGCAGGCAAATGAATTTACTTTAATTAGGAGTTCCCACTCTTATGAgtaacttttttcctctttttctgcagtttttttcttttttaaccttaaGCTTAAAAAAATCCTCCAAGTTACAAAACCAGAAATTTGAAaagtcagaatttggaaaacagccCACTGACTATATAAAGATGATAATATACACCTAAAAATGGCTTGATTGGTATGTAGGTAAATAATTCCTGTACCAGAAATGTTTGTGTGGCTGAAATTTGATCAGCGATCTCATTAGTATAAGTTGGTAAATCATATAGCATTGTGATTATTTTATTCAGGTATTTGAGTATTTCTCTTAAAATACATGGTTTATTCCCAGAGAGTTTGCTTtaacatacacatttttattattagcTCTTGAGTTCTGTATCCTGTATGTGCACTTTTGGTTTGTAGCAGTAACTGTTCAGTAAAAATTGAGGAGTATGTTACAAACCACATATGTCTTATGCTTACACTAGTATGCAGGAAGTGAGTAGgtgcttttaaaatcagaattcttTGGTCAGTCGTTGGTGTGTGGTGGTGTTTTCACTGACTTTTTCAGAGAGATGTAGCAGGTACAGTTCTAATTTAATTGTGCatatttcaaaacttgtgtttttcatcagagatgagtttttatttttgtatccattcaaatTTCTGATTTCAATAATAGAAAGAAGAGTTGTCTGCAGGCTTATAAGTCATCTTTTGTTTCAGTGGGCATTAATCAGCCATAGCTGTATTGCAGATTTTTTTATGTCATCGTGAAATGCCTTTGACATACTCTCCAAATtttgcttgtatttttattttcatatttaacacTAGTGATGACATtacattattgaaaatattttgaatatctttgaaattttgtgtttatattttcactGGTGTCCAACCACAGAGAATTGAAATGTCAGTTTAGGAAAACCCTTTTTTAGTGGTTTATTTTCTCAGACACCTGGaattaatacaaaataatttagCCCATCCTGACAGTTTTTTTCCAAAACTGAAGATTATATCAACTTCTGGTTCTTAACAAGGGTTTTTTGCTGCTTAACAGTAATGGGTGTTTtccttgtttgtcttttttttttttatccccaccaccccacccctagTTTCTCAGGTCATTTGTAGTTATGTTTTCCCCCGTGATTTAAATGTTGAGGACTTTAGCTAATGCCTTTGATATTTAATTATGATTAGAAACTTGAGGACCTTTGGATCATGGTCATGTTTCTAGTCTGTGTAAGTGACTTCTTGAAAGCCTGGCAGAACCcaactgttttctttctgttatcaAAGCTGATAGTTTTGAAATAGCACCAATAATAACCCAGGGAAACATCATGTAATTTTTAATTGTCCGTTATGACAGGTGTCTAATGCATGTCAGCATGAAAGCCTCATCACTCTGTGTCATCCTTTTTTGTTTCACTCTGcatttgtaaattttctttttaagtttggaagtttttgtattttttgtttttaaactggaAAAAC
This genomic stretch from Kogia breviceps isolate mKogBre1 chromosome 1, mKogBre1 haplotype 1, whole genome shotgun sequence harbors:
- the RBM15 gene encoding RNA-binding protein 15 — protein: MKTAGRDPLPRRSPRWRRAVPLCETSAGRRVNQFRGEDLRRPATMKGKERSPVKPKRSRGGEDSTSRGERSKKLGGSGGSNGSSSGKTDGGGGSRRSLHLDKSSSRGGSREYDTGGGSSSSRLHSYSSPSTKNSSGGGESRSSSRGGGGESRSSGAASSAPGGGDGGEYKTLKISELGSQLSDEAVEDGLFHEFKRFGDVSVKISHLSGSGSGDERVAFVNFRRPEDARAAKHARGRLVLYDRPLKIEAVYVSRRRSRSPLDKDSYPPSASVVGSSVGGHRHPPGGGGGGQRSLSPGGAALGYRDYRLQQLALGRLPPPPPPPLPRDLERERDYSFYERVRPAYSLEPRVGAGAGAAPFREVDEISPEDDQRANRTLFLGNLDITVTESDLRRAFDRFGVITEVDIKRPSRGQTSTYGFLKFENLDMSHRAKLAMSGKIIIRNPIKIGYGKATPTTRLWVGGLGPWVPLAALAREFDRFGTIRTIDYRKGDSWAYIQYESLDAAHAAWTHMRGFPLGGPDRRLRVDFADTEHRYQQQYLQPLPLTHYELVTDAFGHRAPDPLRGARDRTPPLLYRDRDRDLYPDSDWVPPPPPVRERSTRTAATAVPSYEPLDSLDRRRDGWSLDRDRGDRDLPSSRDQPRKRRLPEESGGRHLDRSPESDRPRKRHCAPSPDRSPELSSSRDRYNSDNDRSSRLLLERPSPIRDRRGSLEKSQGDKRDRKNSASAERDRKHRTAPSTEGKSPLKKEDRSDGSAPSTSTASSKLKSPSQKQDGGTAPAAAASPKLCLAWQGMLLLKNSNFPSNMHLLQGDLQVASSLLVEGSTGGKVAQLKITQRLRLDQPKLDEVTRRIKVAGPNGYAILLAVPGSSDSRSSSSSATSDTATSTQRPLRNLVSYLKQKQAAGVISLPVGGNKDKENTGVLHAFPPCEFSQQFLDSPAKALAKSEEDYLVMIIVRAKLVNNG